From the Engraulis encrasicolus isolate BLACKSEA-1 chromosome 18, IST_EnEncr_1.0, whole genome shotgun sequence genome, the window TATCGGGACTGAGGAAGTGATACCGCTTGTTTGCTTTCCTAATTGCAAGCACATCGCCGGCGAGCAGCGAGGGCTGGGTATATGGCCCTTCTTCCCCAGTAAGAAAACAAATCGGCCTCGGCCCTTATCTCACACCGAGTCAGACTGATTCCGCGTCTCGCTTCACCTTTGAGAAATTCGAactaaaagaagagaaaagaaaacaagccACGGATAGCAAAGGTCACGGGGTCAACTCAAAACGAATGCATCACATCGGCCCCTCTCGATCAAAGTGTTGAATTGAGTCCACGGTGCATGACATCATTGCAAGAATACAGTTGCCTTTTATTTTGCATCATTTCATTTGGTATAAAAGAGACAGATAAGACACTGTTAATGTCTTGTGCATGTTCCTGCAGCAACCCATTTAGTTAATATGTTACTGTGCTTATTTTCAAATAGCTTTTAGAGAAGTTCTgtatacaaatacaaaaatacaaaatagaCAAGAGAAAAAGTTATAGCCTACACTTTGCGAGACCCGAGCCAGCGGGACAACAATAACAAGACTTTTTAAATATAAAATCATAATTTCTTCATACAGGAATGCATATGAGGTGAATCCCCAGTTATTCCCACTCGTGTCACTTTCATTGGAGATGACTTGTTGATGATGACCATGACAAATAAAAACAGGATAGTAGACGGAAGAacgtggcaaaaaaaaaaattctcagtcCAAGTAGCCTATTAGGAATGTGTCTTGTGGACCTCACGATGCAGGTGTTCCACATAACCGCGTGGAGTTGAGGATCTCTTTCAGGTCGTTCTCTGGCTTCCCCGCCACCATGAAAGGCCATGTCTACAGGGACAGAATGAAGTGCACGTTCATTTCCGGTATGACCATCACAATACTAATATCACAGAATTTTACTTCACCAAAATACTTCACGAAGACAGTATGTCTTTGACAGGGAAAGACATGTACAAGCTTACGATGTTGTAAGGTTTgacaaaaaaagccaaaaaaggtGTCCAAATGTACACTTCTGAAGGCTATCACGTGTGTCCAAATCGTTAACCATTAGGCAAGTTTGATAACGTTAATATAAAGTTAAATAAAGTTTGGGAGTCAACTTTTGTAGTGCAAGACAGGCACAGGCCTTTGGGGAAAGGCTTTTGATTACCATCTCACATCCTAGGGCTTCAATTGGTTGCAAAGAAGTTACCTCATGATGTCATCTGTCAAaactaggcctaccagaaaaactaAAACACTTATTTTTGTATTATGTACGCACAGTGCAACGTTGAATTTATATGCCGATACGTGTGGGGGTTACAATTACGCACAAGTTTTAAAATGTGATGAAACAAACAGCTGAGAGCTAAAATGCAGACGTTCTTACCAAATTAACAGGATGGATATATCCGTTATCATATTTGTCGTTTGCCAGTATTTGTCGGAGATGTGCTATGTAGCTGGAAGCTAAACGTAAAGTGTCCAGTTTGGAGAGCTTAGTGTCCGCTGGCACCCAGGGCAAAGTTGTCTTGAGCCGCGAGAAAGCTTTGCTCAGCACCCGCATTCTTGCCCTCTCCCTCGCGTTGGCAGCGTTCCTTTGGACCTGTTTGCCCTCGTGCGCCACGCCGTTGGGCGCCGACTTCCTTCCATTGGAGGTTTTCCTTCGCTTTGTAGATGTGGCGGTGCCGGTGTGTTCCTGGGCGCCCGCGCCCTCGCCGTTGGAACTTTCCTCTGTGCTGTCGTGGGACGCGCCAGAATCCTTCCCCGAGCCAAACTTCAGAAGGCCATCTAGAAGTTCTGCATCCTGAAAGTCGTCAACGTCGCTGAGAGAGCCCGTGGACATGGCTGGCTAGCTGGACCGGGAACGACAGCTGGGGCAAATTGTATGCTCAGGCGGTTTCAGAACATGTGTGTCGAGGgaggtgatgtgtgtttgtcgaATCATGTGCGGGCGGGAGATGAGAGAACTCCTGAGGCACGTACATAGCACGAGCCCAGTATTTATCCAGCGCGCACTAAGCGGGGCGTGACCATGGACGAGGCAAAGGAGAACACCGTTATCTCCAGACACTGAGGGCAGGGTGCATTGGCATACTCCAGTCAAGGGGTATCACATCGTAGTGGGACAGGAAGAATTATTCTTTATTTTGAAATGGTGTTATATCTTGC encodes:
- the tcf21 gene encoding transcription factor 21; this encodes MSTGSLSDVDDFQDAELLDGLLKFGSGKDSGASHDSTEESSNGEGAGAQEHTGTATSTKRRKTSNGRKSAPNGVAHEGKQVQRNAANARERARMRVLSKAFSRLKTTLPWVPADTKLSKLDTLRLASSYIAHLRQILANDKYDNGYIHPVNLTWPFMVAGKPENDLKEILNSTRLCGTPAS